The following proteins are encoded in a genomic region of Candidatus Methylomirabilota bacterium:
- a CDS encoding helix-turn-helix transcriptional regulator, which yields MGSRDARALLDCLRTTYATLDLEAFPRQVIAGLRRVVAAPFASYNEIDHRAARIRYVVEPSEAQVPHLELVVREYLHEQPVLAHYRRTGDGSPHKLSDFLTRQQFHRLGIYNENYRRTGVEYQMSFMVESLQRPSPCTIAIALDRSGGDSDFTERDRFILSLLRPHVMTAYANAETVSALRGRAPATDGAPETRSREIIVLRRHGRHLISPRAADWLAEYFDDSAARRGRLSDDLQRWIRGQSLRLGGSNTLPLPARPLVVEREDTRLLVRLIPDSPDDLLLLEEQRTTVDYAALQQLGLTPRQAEVLHWVTEGKTNPEIGTILRTRSRTVGKHVEKIFAKLGVTTRTAAAVRGRA from the coding sequence TTGGGCAGTCGCGACGCACGAGCCCTACTGGACTGCCTCCGGACGACGTATGCGACCCTCGATCTCGAGGCTTTTCCCCGCCAGGTCATCGCCGGGCTCCGCCGGGTCGTGGCTGCCCCATTCGCCTCGTACAACGAAATCGATCACCGGGCGGCGCGGATCAGGTATGTCGTGGAGCCGAGCGAAGCCCAGGTGCCCCACCTCGAGCTGGTCGTTCGTGAGTATCTCCACGAGCAGCCGGTGCTTGCCCACTACCGGCGGACGGGCGACGGCTCTCCCCACAAGCTGTCCGATTTCCTGACCCGGCAGCAATTTCATCGCCTGGGCATCTACAATGAGAACTATCGCCGCACGGGGGTCGAGTACCAGATGAGCTTCATGGTGGAAAGCCTTCAGCGGCCGTCACCCTGCACGATTGCCATCGCGCTGGACCGGAGCGGCGGCGACTCCGATTTCACCGAGCGGGATCGGTTCATCTTGAGTCTGCTCCGCCCGCACGTCATGACGGCCTACGCCAATGCCGAGACCGTGTCCGCGCTTCGCGGTCGAGCGCCGGCGACCGACGGGGCACCGGAGACGCGCAGCCGGGAGATCATCGTCTTGCGCCGACACGGCCGGCATCTCATCTCTCCCCGCGCCGCGGACTGGCTTGCCGAGTACTTCGACGACAGCGCAGCGCGAAGGGGCCGTCTGTCCGATGATCTGCAGCGTTGGATCCGCGGGCAGTCGCTGCGCCTGGGAGGGAGCAATACGCTCCCGTTACCCGCCAGGCCCCTGGTGGTGGAGCGCGAGGACACGCGGCTGCTGGTCCGCCTGATTCCCGACTCGCCAGACGATCTTCTCTTGCTCGAAGAACAACGGACGACGGTCGACTACGCAGCGCTCCAGCAACTCGGACTGACGCCGCGCCAGGCCGAGGTCCTTCACTGGGTGACGGAGGGCAAGACGAATCCGGAGATCGGCACGATTCTCCGCACCAGATCCCGCACCGTTGGCAAGCATGTGGAAAAGATCTTCGCCAAGCTTGGCGTCACGACGCGCACCGCTGCAGCTGTCAGGGGCCGTGCTTGA
- a CDS encoding extradiol ring-cleavage dioxygenase, whose product MGQILGLGLSHYPPLRGADDAMAGILRRTLKRPDVPDAWKKPENWPAPMRQEWGGDEGRSAAPKHRAELVKHLKVLRQALDDFKPDFVLMWGDDQYENFHEDITPAFCVYAYEDMEVYPYRPHHREASTAPTGEGGGLSASESAPASRPASNAWGEGPDAVVRIPGKKDAAKWLVRELLTHEHIDMAYSYKPLHYEGLSHAFLNGVMYLDYERKGWPYPLVAMAINCYGSRVNVNRGGVYPIGTISIPESDLDPPGPSPDRCMEVGAAVARALARSPWKVALVASSSWSHAFLVPKHYFVYPDVDNDRKLYEALVAGDFDTWRKVTEAEVVDRGQQEVLNWWALMGAMEALGHKSPDYHGYVESYVMNSNKAFAIYGAR is encoded by the coding sequence ATGGGACAGATTCTTGGTTTGGGACTCAGTCACTACCCTCCGCTCCGGGGGGCCGACGATGCCATGGCCGGCATCCTCCGCCGCACGCTGAAGCGTCCCGACGTGCCCGATGCCTGGAAGAAGCCCGAGAACTGGCCCGCGCCCATGCGGCAGGAATGGGGCGGGGACGAGGGCCGCTCGGCCGCGCCGAAGCATCGCGCCGAGCTGGTCAAACACCTGAAGGTGCTGCGTCAGGCGCTCGACGATTTCAAGCCGGACTTCGTCCTCATGTGGGGGGATGACCAGTACGAGAACTTCCACGAGGACATCACGCCGGCCTTCTGCGTCTACGCCTACGAGGACATGGAGGTGTACCCCTACCGGCCGCACCACCGCGAGGCGAGCACCGCGCCAACCGGCGAGGGCGGCGGTCTCTCGGCATCTGAATCGGCGCCGGCGAGCCGCCCGGCCTCGAACGCCTGGGGTGAGGGCCCCGACGCCGTCGTGCGCATTCCCGGGAAGAAGGACGCGGCCAAGTGGCTCGTGCGCGAGCTGCTCACTCACGAGCACATCGACATGGCCTACTCCTACAAGCCGCTCCACTACGAGGGACTCAGCCACGCGTTTCTCAACGGCGTCATGTACCTCGACTACGAGCGTAAGGGCTGGCCCTATCCGCTGGTGGCCATGGCCATCAACTGCTACGGCAGTCGCGTCAACGTCAACCGGGGCGGGGTCTACCCGATCGGCACGATCAGCATTCCCGAGAGCGACCTGGACCCGCCGGGCCCTTCGCCCGATCGCTGCATGGAAGTGGGCGCCGCCGTCGCCCGGGCGCTGGCGCGCAGCCCCTGGAAGGTCGCGCTGGTGGCCTCGTCGAGCTGGTCGCATGCTTTCCTCGTCCCGAAGCACTACTTCGTCTATCCCGACGTCGACAACGATCGCAAGCTCTACGAGGCCCTCGTGGCGGGCGACTTCGACACGTGGCGCAAGGTCACGGAAGCGGAGGTCGTGGACCGTGGGCAGCAGGAAGTGCTGAACTGGTGGGCCCTCATGGGCGCCATGGAGGCGCTGGGGCACAAGAGCCCCGACTACCATGGCTACGTCGAGTCCTACGTGATGAACTCGAACAAGGCCTTCGCGATCTATGGAGCGCGCTGA
- a CDS encoding 4-coumarate--CoA ligase family protein: MIVKSPWPDVVVPEVSITDHVLRHAERLRDRPAMIDGPTGRTLTFGQLADSIRRVATGLARRGFRKGDVFAIYSPNLPEYAVIFHAVASLGGINTTVNPLYTAGELAKQLEDSGARFLITASPFLDKAKEAAAATGIEEVFVFGTADGARPFAELLEAPPTPPSVKINPREDVVVLPYSSGTTGLPKGVMLTHHNLVANLCQAEGAKDFDGFKDGDVVIAVLPFFHIYGMVVIMKLGLCQGATIVSMPRFDFQEFLTAVQKYRVSILPLVPPIVLGMVKHPAVSQFDLSSVRLVFSGAAPLGEEIAKELSAKLGCPVVQGYGMTEASPVTHLSPTKNAPRKPGSIGFVVPNTEVKLMDVVTGAEAGPGGQGELLIRGPQIMKGYLNQPGETADCIDREGWYHTGDVGYVDPEGWFYIVDRTKELIKYKGMQVAPAELEALLFTHPAILDAAVIRKADEEAGEVPKAFVVLKPDAASKATTGETIMAFVAERVAPHKRIRHLEFIEQIPKSPSGKILRRMLVQMEKERAS; encoded by the coding sequence ATGATCGTCAAAAGCCCATGGCCGGATGTCGTCGTGCCCGAGGTCTCGATCACCGACCACGTGCTGCGCCATGCCGAGCGCCTCCGCGACCGGCCGGCCATGATCGACGGGCCGACGGGGCGGACGCTGACCTTCGGCCAGCTCGCCGACAGCATTCGTCGCGTGGCCACCGGCCTCGCGCGGCGGGGCTTTCGCAAGGGCGACGTCTTCGCGATCTACAGCCCGAACCTGCCCGAGTACGCGGTGATCTTCCACGCCGTCGCTTCGCTGGGCGGCATCAACACTACTGTCAATCCGCTCTACACGGCGGGCGAGCTCGCCAAGCAGCTCGAGGATTCGGGCGCCCGCTTCCTGATCACGGCGTCGCCCTTCCTCGACAAGGCCAAGGAGGCGGCCGCGGCCACCGGGATCGAGGAGGTCTTCGTCTTCGGCACCGCGGACGGCGCCCGGCCATTCGCCGAGCTGCTCGAGGCGCCGCCGACCCCGCCCTCTGTGAAGATCAACCCGCGAGAGGACGTGGTGGTGCTCCCGTACTCGAGCGGGACGACGGGACTGCCCAAGGGCGTCATGCTCACTCACCACAACCTGGTGGCCAACCTGTGCCAGGCCGAAGGCGCCAAGGACTTCGATGGCTTCAAGGACGGCGACGTGGTCATTGCCGTGCTGCCGTTCTTTCACATCTACGGGATGGTCGTGATCATGAAGCTCGGGCTGTGCCAGGGCGCCACCATCGTCAGCATGCCGCGCTTCGACTTCCAGGAGTTCCTCACCGCGGTGCAGAAGTATCGCGTGTCCATCCTGCCTCTCGTACCGCCCATCGTGCTGGGCATGGTCAAGCATCCGGCCGTGAGCCAGTTCGATCTGTCGAGCGTGCGGCTGGTCTTCTCGGGCGCCGCCCCCCTCGGCGAGGAGATCGCGAAGGAGCTGTCCGCGAAGCTCGGCTGCCCCGTCGTGCAGGGCTATGGCATGACGGAGGCGAGCCCGGTGACACACCTGAGCCCCACCAAGAACGCGCCGCGCAAGCCCGGGTCCATCGGCTTCGTCGTCCCCAACACGGAAGTCAAGCTGATGGATGTCGTCACGGGCGCCGAGGCGGGGCCGGGCGGGCAGGGCGAGCTGCTGATCCGGGGGCCGCAGATCATGAAGGGCTACCTCAATCAGCCGGGAGAGACGGCCGACTGCATCGACCGCGAGGGCTGGTACCACACGGGCGATGTCGGCTACGTTGATCCGGAAGGGTGGTTCTACATCGTCGACCGCACCAAGGAGCTGATCAAGTACAAGGGCATGCAGGTGGCCCCGGCCGAGCTGGAGGCTTTGCTGTTCACGCACCCGGCCATTCTCGACGCCGCGGTCATCCGCAAGGCCGACGAGGAAGCGGGCGAGGTGCCCAAGGCCTTCGTGGTCCTGAAGCCCGACGCCGCCTCCAAGGCGACCACGGGCGAGACGATCATGGCCTTCGTGGCGGAACGGGTGGCGCCCCACAAGCGCATCCGGCACCTCGAGTTCATCGAGCAGATTCCCAAGTCACCCTCCGGCAAGATCCTGCGCCGCATGCTGGTGCAGATGGAGAAGGAGCGCGCGTCCTGA
- a CDS encoding alpha/beta hydrolase: MLLHGGRDHCRNWDWTAAALRDDWHIIAPDLRGHGDSQWSPDGSYTMAGYIYDLAQLVHQQQLAPVTIVAHSLGGNIALRYAGIYPEAVARLVAIEGLGPSAGALAAHRSKSIAERMDEWIREERGLAGRLPRRYASIEDAFRRMQEENPHLTAEQARHLTSHGVNQNEDGTYSWKFDNYVRAWFPYDMSSRDIQALWARIACPTLLLYGKESRAGNPADDGRDRPFRHATTMGVEGAGHWLHHDRLDEFLRIVREFVGPHP, translated from the coding sequence ATCCTGCTCCACGGCGGCCGCGACCACTGCCGGAACTGGGACTGGACGGCAGCCGCCCTCCGCGACGACTGGCACATCATCGCGCCCGATCTGCGCGGACACGGGGACAGCCAGTGGTCGCCGGATGGCAGCTACACCATGGCCGGGTACATCTACGATCTGGCCCAGCTTGTTCACCAGCAGCAGCTGGCGCCCGTCACCATCGTCGCCCATTCCCTCGGCGGCAACATCGCGCTGCGCTACGCTGGCATCTACCCGGAGGCGGTGGCGAGGCTCGTGGCCATCGAAGGGCTCGGGCCTTCGGCCGGCGCGCTGGCCGCGCATCGGTCCAAGAGCATCGCCGAGCGGATGGACGAGTGGATCCGTGAGGAGCGGGGTCTGGCCGGCCGGCTGCCTCGGCGCTATGCGTCCATCGAGGATGCTTTTCGCCGCATGCAGGAGGAGAACCCACATCTCACGGCCGAGCAGGCCCGCCACCTCACCAGTCACGGCGTGAACCAGAACGAGGACGGGACGTACAGCTGGAAGTTCGACAACTACGTGCGCGCGTGGTTCCCGTACGACATGAGCAGCCGGGACATCCAGGCCCTCTGGGCCCGCATCGCCTGTCCGACCCTTCTCCTGTACGGGAAGGAGAGCCGCGCCGGCAATCCCGCCGACGATGGCCGCGATCGGCCCTTTCGCCATGCCACGACCATGGGCGTCGAGGGGGCGGGGCACTGGCTCCACCACGATCGGCTGGACGAGTTTCTGCGGATCGTCCGCGAGTTCGTCGGGCCGCACCCGTAG
- a CDS encoding MFS transporter: MSLPIGLRALRHPDFRRFFGAQFVAQTGTWMQTVAQSWLVLQLTPSPFKLGLIGSLQFAPILLFSIASGALADRVPKRRLLLCTQAALGGLALGLAALVGSGRVEYWHVAVLAFTNGLVNVLEQPARQSFVAEMVGRADVASAVALNSASFNAARIVGPGLGGLMIARFGVTPAFVVNGLGFAVAVLMLSRLGTRGLPRARTGHGVMDEILIGLRYAFRTPEIRLMLGLLFIVSIFVFNFTVYVPLVVRTVLHLGAEGFGLLMACLGVGAVTGALAIGVLGARQPPVAMMFGAATLACGGLVALSTARVFWFAAIVLFLTGLFGLVLVASCNTAMQLAAPDELRGRVMSLYTLVWGGVFPIGAFIVGSISEHWGVSRALLVNGTAGLVAAALLLGWWALRDAPARGRET, translated from the coding sequence ATGTCGCTCCCCATCGGGCTCCGGGCGCTCCGTCACCCCGACTTTCGCCGCTTCTTCGGGGCTCAGTTCGTGGCGCAGACGGGCACGTGGATGCAGACGGTGGCGCAATCGTGGCTGGTGCTCCAGCTCACGCCGTCGCCGTTCAAGCTCGGGCTCATCGGCTCCCTCCAGTTCGCGCCCATCCTTCTCTTCTCCATCGCCTCCGGGGCCCTGGCCGATCGCGTCCCCAAGCGGCGGCTGCTCCTCTGCACCCAGGCCGCCCTCGGCGGCCTGGCCCTGGGGTTGGCCGCCCTCGTGGGCTCAGGACGCGTCGAGTACTGGCACGTCGCCGTGCTGGCCTTCACCAACGGGCTCGTCAATGTGCTCGAGCAGCCGGCGCGGCAGTCCTTCGTGGCCGAGATGGTGGGACGGGCCGACGTGGCCAGCGCGGTGGCCCTGAACTCTGCGTCCTTCAATGCCGCCCGCATCGTCGGGCCCGGCCTGGGCGGGCTCATGATCGCGCGATTCGGCGTGACGCCGGCCTTCGTGGTGAACGGGCTCGGCTTCGCGGTGGCCGTCCTCATGCTCTCGAGGCTGGGCACGCGCGGGCTGCCCCGCGCCCGCACGGGCCACGGGGTCATGGACGAGATCCTCATCGGACTCCGCTACGCCTTTCGCACGCCCGAGATCCGCCTGATGCTGGGCCTCCTTTTCATCGTCAGCATCTTCGTGTTCAACTTCACCGTCTATGTCCCCCTCGTGGTGCGCACGGTGCTGCACCTGGGCGCGGAAGGCTTCGGGCTCCTCATGGCCTGCCTGGGCGTGGGCGCGGTCACGGGCGCCCTCGCCATCGGCGTGCTCGGCGCGCGCCAGCCGCCCGTGGCCATGATGTTCGGCGCGGCCACCCTCGCCTGCGGCGGGCTCGTGGCGCTCTCGACCGCTCGCGTCTTCTGGTTCGCGGCCATCGTGCTCTTTCTGACCGGTCTCTTCGGCCTCGTGCTGGTGGCGAGCTGCAACACCGCGATGCAGCTGGCCGCGCCCGACGAGCTTCGCGGGCGGGTGATGAGCCTCTATACCCTCGTGTGGGGCGGTGTCTTTCCCATCGGCGCGTTCATCGTGGGCAGCATCTCCGAGCACTGGGGCGTGAGCCGCGCGCTTCTCGTGAACGGGACGGCGGGGCTGGTGGCGGCGGCCCTTCTTCTGGGATGGTGGGCGCTCCGCGACGCGCCCGCGCGCGGACGAGAGACCTGA
- a CDS encoding VOC family protein, with product MSKSVRPIPEGHPTVSPHLIVDDAAAALDFYGKAFGAVELMRHTDPSGKVGHAEIMIGDSVIMLADEFPDFGARSPKHYGGSPVGIHLYVEGVDKLANQAIGAGAKVVRPVQDQFYGDRNGTLEDPFGHHWHISTHIEDVPPEELSRRAAALKAH from the coding sequence ATGAGCAAGAGCGTGAGACCCATCCCCGAAGGCCACCCTACCGTCTCGCCGCACTTGATCGTCGACGATGCCGCGGCCGCCCTCGACTTCTACGGGAAGGCGTTCGGCGCGGTCGAGCTGATGCGTCATACGGATCCGAGCGGAAAGGTTGGACACGCCGAGATCATGATCGGCGATTCCGTGATCATGCTCGCCGACGAGTTCCCCGACTTCGGGGCCCGCAGTCCCAAGCACTATGGCGGCTCACCCGTCGGCATCCACCTCTATGTCGAGGGGGTGGACAAGCTGGCGAACCAGGCGATCGGGGCCGGCGCCAAGGTGGTTCGGCCGGTGCAGGATCAGTTCTACGGCGATCGGAACGGCACGCTCGAGGATCCGTTCGGGCACCACTGGCATATCTCGACGCATATCGAGGACGTGCCGCCCGAGGAGCTGTCCAGACGCGCCGCGGCTCTCAAGGCCCATTAG
- a CDS encoding DoxX family protein — MDVMDMLLGTFASRPLLIVRVVLGVIFFAHGAQKVFGWFGGPGLRGVIAYFKQALGVPAPLTVLAALTEFLGGVAMIVGFLVRPAAVGLIVVMLVAIATVHWKNGFFINWSLAPGKGHGYEMNLALIGMALAVLVGGAGAFSIDRWLRPW; from the coding sequence ATGGACGTCATGGACATGCTCCTCGGCACCTTCGCCTCCCGGCCTCTGCTCATCGTGCGCGTGGTTCTGGGCGTGATTTTCTTCGCCCACGGCGCCCAGAAGGTATTTGGCTGGTTCGGCGGGCCCGGCCTGCGCGGCGTCATCGCGTACTTCAAGCAGGCGCTCGGCGTGCCCGCCCCCCTCACCGTGCTCGCCGCGCTGACCGAGTTCCTGGGCGGCGTGGCCATGATCGTCGGCTTCCTCGTCCGGCCGGCCGCGGTGGGGCTCATCGTCGTCATGCTCGTGGCCATCGCCACGGTTCACTGGAAGAACGGCTTCTTCATCAACTGGTCCCTCGCGCCGGGGAAGGGGCATGGCTACGAGATGAACCTTGCCCTCATCGGCATGGCCCTGGCCGTCCTGGTCGGCGGCGCCGGGGCCTTCTCCATCGATCGGTGGCTCCGCCCGTGGTAG
- the rho gene encoding transcription termination factor Rho: MSRRSRRSRRPGARPQFGQRGPVPPRMPAPSPSPSGFESLTAIQPFERLRLETVPSELSMRAMDLITPIGRGQRGLIVAPPRTGKTVLLQQIAKAVLANHPEVAVIVLLVDERPEEVTDFRVTIGKSAEIVASSNDNPYRRHIEVTEQVLEKAKRMASEKRDVLVLFDSLTRMTRAYNNELTSRGRTMTGGIDSRAFQMPRAFFGAARKLEEGGSLTIVGTVLVDTGSRMDDIIFEEFKGTGNMELHLSRELADRRIFPSFEILKSGTRREELLFPEEDMRRIHLLRRALAGTKPVQAMEALIERLRLTGTNAEFLKSLVG, encoded by the coding sequence ATGAGCAGGCGATCGCGCCGCTCACGCCGGCCGGGCGCGCGCCCGCAATTCGGCCAGCGCGGGCCTGTGCCCCCGCGCATGCCGGCCCCGTCCCCATCGCCCTCGGGCTTCGAGAGCCTGACCGCCATCCAGCCCTTCGAGCGGCTGCGGCTCGAGACCGTCCCCTCGGAGCTGTCCATGCGCGCCATGGACCTGATCACGCCCATCGGGAGGGGCCAGCGCGGGCTCATCGTCGCCCCGCCGCGCACGGGCAAGACCGTGCTCCTCCAGCAGATCGCCAAGGCCGTGCTCGCGAACCACCCGGAAGTGGCCGTCATCGTGCTCCTGGTCGACGAGCGCCCGGAAGAGGTGACCGATTTCCGAGTGACCATCGGCAAGTCCGCGGAGATCGTCGCCTCGAGCAACGACAATCCCTATCGCCGGCACATCGAGGTGACCGAGCAGGTCCTCGAGAAGGCCAAGCGCATGGCTTCGGAGAAGCGGGACGTGCTCGTCCTCTTCGATTCCCTGACACGCATGACCCGCGCCTACAACAACGAGCTGACCTCGCGCGGGCGCACCATGACGGGTGGCATCGACAGTCGAGCCTTTCAGATGCCCCGGGCGTTTTTCGGCGCCGCGCGCAAGCTCGAGGAGGGCGGCTCCCTGACCATCGTGGGCACGGTGCTCGTGGACACGGGCTCGCGGATGGACGACATCATCTTCGAGGAGTTCAAGGGCACCGGGAACATGGAGCTGCATCTCTCCCGGGAGCTGGCCGACCGGCGTATCTTCCCCTCGTTCGAGATCCTCAAGTCCGGCACCCGCCGCGAAGAGCTGCTCTTCCCCGAAGAGGACATGAGGCGGATCCATCTCCTCCGCCGCGCCCTGGCGGGGACCAAGCCGGTGCAGGCCATGGAGGCGCTGATCGAGCGTCTCCGCCTGACCGGGACGAACGCGGAGTTCCTCAAGTCCCTCGTCGGGTAG
- a CDS encoding SDR family oxidoreductase, protein MASSEKVAIVTGAGSGIGKHSALALLQEGYAVVLAGRRKETLEAAATEGKAKSPGSKTLVVPTDISDPESIRALFAQTKQVFGRLDLLFNNAGIGAPPVPLEELPFEKWKAVVDTNLTGSFVCTQEAIKIMKSQQPRGGRIINNGSLSAHVPRPFSVAYTSTKHAITGLTKSTSLDGRQYDIACGQIDIGNAATEMTARMAKGVPQANGTVVVEPTMDVQNVARAVVYMASLPLDANVQFLTVMATKMPFVGRG, encoded by the coding sequence ATGGCCTCATCCGAGAAGGTCGCGATCGTCACAGGGGCGGGAAGCGGTATCGGCAAGCATTCTGCGCTGGCCCTCTTGCAAGAGGGCTATGCCGTCGTCCTCGCCGGGCGGCGCAAGGAGACCCTGGAAGCAGCCGCCACCGAGGGAAAGGCAAAGTCTCCCGGGTCAAAGACGCTCGTGGTGCCGACCGATATCAGTGACCCCGAGTCCATTCGGGCCCTCTTTGCGCAGACGAAGCAGGTCTTCGGCAGACTCGATCTCCTCTTCAACAATGCGGGCATCGGCGCGCCTCCCGTGCCCCTCGAGGAGCTCCCGTTCGAGAAGTGGAAGGCGGTGGTCGATACCAACCTGACCGGGTCGTTCGTGTGCACGCAAGAAGCGATCAAGATCATGAAGAGCCAGCAGCCTCGCGGTGGCCGCATCATCAACAACGGCTCCCTCTCGGCGCATGTGCCGCGGCCGTTCTCGGTCGCCTACACGTCCACGAAACACGCGATCACGGGGCTGACGAAATCGACCTCCCTGGACGGGCGGCAATACGACATCGCCTGCGGGCAGATCGACATCGGCAATGCCGCGACGGAGATGACGGCGCGCATGGCCAAAGGTGTCCCCCAGGCCAACGGCACCGTCGTCGTCGAGCCGACCATGGATGTCCAGAACGTGGCGCGGGCCGTCGTCTACATGGCGAGCCTTCCCCTCGACGCCAACGTGCAGTTCTTGACGGTGATGGCGACGAAAATGCCTTTCGTCGGTCGCGGCTAG